One Henriciella litoralis genomic window carries:
- a CDS encoding flagellar hook assembly protein FlgD, protein MSTVNPVSTNTAASSQSLASTAGTGEEFNNFLKLLTAQVRNQDPLSPLDSTQFVEQLATFSSLEQQVRSNSSLDNIAGLIGDLHAMFASEWLGESVTVESSWVPYSGNDIEFAVNAPDDADSALLNIKDSNGEVIWTEALNLSDDLYKWDGRTLSGIPATAESLFEFGIDLYSGTNYMGTAAPRIVTKVTDVASENGSLRVGTSSGLTADMGQVQKLDD, encoded by the coding sequence ATGAGCACGGTCAATCCGGTATCAACAAACACGGCGGCATCGTCCCAATCGCTGGCCAGCACGGCTGGAACGGGCGAGGAGTTCAACAACTTCCTGAAGCTGCTGACCGCGCAGGTGCGGAACCAGGATCCGCTTTCGCCGCTCGATTCGACGCAGTTCGTGGAACAGCTCGCGACCTTCTCCTCGCTTGAGCAACAGGTCCGCAGCAATTCGAGCCTCGACAATATCGCAGGTCTGATCGGCGACCTTCATGCCATGTTTGCCAGTGAATGGCTGGGCGAGTCCGTGACGGTAGAGTCTTCCTGGGTGCCTTATTCCGGCAATGATATCGAGTTTGCGGTGAACGCGCCGGACGATGCTGATAGCGCCCTCCTCAACATCAAGGATTCAAATGGCGAGGTCATCTGGACTGAAGCGCTGAATCTCTCAGACGACCTTTATAAATGGGACGGACGGACACTGTCCGGCATTCCAGCGACTGCAGAGAGCCTGTTTGAGTTCGGGATAGATCTCTACTCAGGCACCAACTATATGGGCACAGCCGCGCCACGGATCGTGACCAAAGTCACCGACGTCGCCAGCGAAAATGGCTCCCTGCGTGTCGGCACCTCATCCGGTCTAACCGCCGATATGGGGCAGGTTCAGAAGCTGGACGACTAG
- a CDS encoding flagellar basal body-associated FliL family protein, with translation MKQLIPALIVGVFILVGGVGGFFLKGGTGSADATVSADHGGSDEGGHDAKADSHGKKDDGHGEKKASGGGHGASASGGSSDVAYFKFSREFIVPLIQNERVESLVILNINLEIDGDASQKLFSMEPKLRDNIMTTLIQLANDGDTLYTMTSVKNYEAIRSRVLANLQEAVPEGINNILIQDMARQDL, from the coding sequence ATGAAACAGCTCATTCCAGCCCTTATAGTCGGCGTGTTCATACTCGTCGGCGGCGTCGGCGGTTTTTTCCTCAAAGGTGGAACAGGATCGGCGGACGCGACGGTATCGGCAGACCACGGCGGATCTGACGAGGGCGGGCATGACGCAAAAGCTGACAGTCATGGCAAGAAGGATGACGGCCACGGCGAGAAGAAGGCCTCAGGCGGCGGTCATGGCGCGAGCGCCTCTGGCGGTTCGTCTGACGTTGCCTACTTCAAGTTTTCGCGCGAATTTATCGTTCCACTGATCCAGAATGAGCGGGTTGAGAGCCTTGTTATCCTTAACATCAATCTGGAAATCGACGGCGATGCCTCGCAGAAACTGTTTTCGATGGAGCCAAAGCTTCGCGACAACATCATGACGACTCTGATCCAGCTCGCGAATGATGGTGACACGCTCTACACGATGACGAGCGTGAAGAATTATGAGGCCATCCGCTCGCGCGTCCTTGCGAACCTGCAAGAGGCTGTTCCGGAAGGCATCAATAATATCCTGATACAGGATATGGCGCGCCAGGATCTGTAG
- a CDS encoding flagellar basal body L-ring protein FlgH yields the protein MKYLIPASLFALTLAACSSMPQMQQVELPEPPAPTPTYAAAPPAPLVNENNSLWTTSATSLLSMRRAKAVGDLLTVIVEMDDRASMKNSLQRTRGTNQEFNLDALFGLPEWANGVLPGGASLSPGIDYDRQSALDGSGAINRAEKVTFTLAARVIGLESNGNLVVQGYQQTRVSNEVRVLTVTGVIRAQDITRMNTVTYDKIADARLSYVSSGEATAPVQRGFVPKILDAVVPF from the coding sequence ATGAAATACTTGATCCCCGCTTCCCTGTTCGCCCTCACACTTGCAGCCTGCTCGTCGATGCCACAGATGCAACAAGTAGAGTTGCCGGAGCCGCCGGCTCCGACGCCAACCTATGCGGCTGCCCCGCCTGCGCCTCTGGTCAATGAGAACAACTCGCTCTGGACGACATCAGCAACGTCGCTCCTCAGCATGCGACGGGCCAAGGCTGTCGGAGACCTTCTCACGGTTATCGTTGAAATGGATGATCGTGCGAGCATGAAGAACTCGCTTCAGCGGACGCGCGGCACGAATCAAGAGTTCAATCTGGACGCGCTCTTTGGCTTGCCAGAGTGGGCGAACGGCGTGCTTCCCGGCGGTGCCTCACTTTCGCCTGGCATTGATTACGACCGGCAGTCCGCCCTTGATGGCAGCGGCGCAATCAACCGGGCGGAGAAGGTCACGTTCACACTGGCCGCACGCGTGATTGGACTTGAATCGAACGGCAACCTCGTCGTTCAGGGGTATCAGCAGACGCGCGTCAGCAATGAAGTCCGTGTGCTGACAGTAACCGGCGTCATCCGCGCTCAGGACATTACGCGCATGAATACAGTGACCTATGACAAGATCGCCGATGCGCGCCTGTCCTATGTCAGTTCTGGTGAAGCAACCGCGCCCGTCCAGCGAGGGTTCGTCCCGAAAATTCTTGATGCAGTCGTGCCGTTCTAG
- the flgA gene encoding flagellar basal body P-ring formation chaperone FlgA — MTIISSIAANLILAAAGGPEMLAIDVIRSGEVVTPAMIATEAGDGPGMSDPIIGREARRTIYTGQPVSMENTRPARLVSRNQVVTLKYIKGGLEISTTGRAMGEGALNETISVLNVESRKLVTGTVQADGWVLAQ; from the coding sequence ATGACAATCATCTCCTCAATCGCTGCAAACCTCATCCTCGCCGCTGCTGGTGGGCCGGAAATGCTGGCCATCGATGTCATTCGGTCTGGCGAAGTCGTCACACCGGCGATGATCGCAACCGAAGCAGGCGATGGACCAGGCATGAGCGACCCGATTATTGGACGCGAAGCCCGCCGGACGATCTATACCGGTCAACCGGTGTCGATGGAGAACACGCGCCCCGCGCGTCTCGTCTCCCGCAATCAGGTCGTGACGCTCAAATACATCAAGGGCGGCCTCGAAATCTCGACGACAGGCCGCGCCATGGGCGAGGGCGCCCTGAACGAAACGATCTCTGTACTGAACGTTGAATCACGAAAACTGGTTACGGGTACGGTGCAGGCTGATGGATGGGTGCTGGCACAATGA
- the flgG gene encoding flagellar basal-body rod protein FlgG, whose protein sequence is MKSLQIAATGMAAQQLRVDVISNNIANMSTAAYRPRTAEFSDLMYQQYLTPGTITSQVGTIVPAGIQLGTGVKPSTVSMEITQGSLRPTGSELDIAIDGTGFLEITLPSGESAYTRDGKLNRSSDGQIVSKDGFPLTDSITIPEDARSISISGDGEVVAYFESETAGQSIGNISLVRFVNEKGLEAMGDNMFRETEASGSPNRLVPATEGVGIIRQRYLEDSGVDVVQEISELIEAQRGYELNSKVITAADEMLAATTRVR, encoded by the coding sequence ATGAAATCACTGCAGATCGCAGCCACGGGCATGGCCGCGCAACAATTGCGCGTCGATGTCATATCGAACAACATCGCCAACATGAGTACCGCGGCGTACAGGCCGCGGACGGCCGAGTTTTCGGACCTTATGTACCAGCAATACCTAACACCGGGCACGATTACCTCGCAGGTCGGTACGATCGTTCCGGCAGGTATCCAGCTTGGGACAGGGGTGAAGCCATCGACGGTTTCCATGGAAATCACGCAAGGGTCACTTCGGCCGACCGGGTCCGAACTCGACATCGCGATTGACGGGACAGGCTTCCTGGAGATCACGCTGCCGTCTGGCGAGTCCGCCTATACGCGCGATGGTAAACTGAACCGCAGTTCCGATGGGCAGATCGTCTCCAAGGATGGTTTTCCGCTCACCGATAGCATCACGATACCTGAAGATGCGCGGAGCATTTCCATAAGTGGCGACGGCGAAGTCGTTGCCTATTTCGAAAGCGAAACTGCCGGTCAGTCCATTGGCAACATCTCACTTGTTCGTTTCGTCAATGAAAAGGGCCTCGAGGCTATGGGGGACAACATGTTCCGCGAAACCGAGGCGTCAGGTTCACCGAACCGACTGGTCCCCGCGACCGAGGGTGTCGGCATCATACGGCAACGCTATCTCGAGGATTCCGGTGTCGACGTGGTGCAGGAAATCTCCGAGCTGATCGAAGCTCAGCGCGGTTACGAGCTGAACTCCAAAGTCATCACGGCGGCCGACGAAATGCTCGCTGCCACAACGCGGGTGAGGTAG
- a CDS encoding flagellar hook-basal body complex protein yields MSNAIYAALARQTGLMNEMQVVANNIANSSTTGYKTDRAIFAEFLAGTGVGKPTLSMGGLAGHSFDMEQGGLRFTNGQFDLAIQGEGFFLLDTPQGQRLSRAGHFQISQDGQLIDGTGNAVLTSGGGGITIPEDARKISIAGDGSISADGELVGQVGVVVPNGELSRDSNTLFDATEGFQAAEEPRVLQGALEQSNVTPVLEIARMIEVQRAYEAGQSLLEREDERINKFISTLRQF; encoded by the coding sequence ATGTCTAATGCGATCTATGCCGCGCTTGCGCGCCAGACGGGCCTGATGAACGAGATGCAGGTCGTTGCGAACAATATCGCAAACTCCAGCACGACGGGTTACAAGACCGACCGCGCGATCTTTGCTGAATTTCTCGCCGGAACCGGTGTTGGAAAGCCGACGCTTTCGATGGGCGGTCTTGCGGGCCACTCCTTCGACATGGAGCAGGGTGGTCTGCGCTTTACCAATGGCCAGTTCGACCTTGCCATTCAGGGCGAGGGCTTTTTCCTGCTCGACACACCGCAAGGGCAGCGCCTCTCGCGCGCCGGGCATTTCCAGATTTCACAGGACGGACAGTTGATCGATGGAACGGGCAACGCCGTTCTGACCTCGGGTGGCGGCGGTATCACAATACCGGAAGATGCACGAAAGATCTCCATCGCCGGTGACGGCTCGATATCGGCTGATGGCGAGCTGGTCGGTCAGGTTGGTGTCGTTGTGCCGAATGGCGAGCTGAGCCGTGACAGCAACACCCTTTTTGACGCGACCGAAGGCTTTCAGGCGGCCGAGGAACCACGCGTCCTCCAGGGCGCGCTCGAACAGTCGAATGTGACGCCAGTTCTTGAAATCGCTCGGATGATCGAGGTGCAGCGCGCTTACGAAGCCGGACAGTCGCTCCTCGAGCGGGAAGACGAACGAATTAACAAGTTTATCAGCACTTTACGCCAGTTTTAA
- the motA gene encoding flagellar motor stator protein MotA yields the protein MNAILGILVTVIMVFGGYILAGGHMEIITHALPFEGMMIGGAAIGALLAANDFTTIKHTAGDVVAAFTGPKWKKSDYSDLLCMMSELLSVLKQNPVDIEAHIEDPQQSEIFQRYPKILKDHDAIEMICDTIRSMLMNFDNVHQVEELLEKHLDSLMEEKLHGSHALQNMADALPALGIVAAVLGVIKTMASIDKPPEILGGMIGGALVGTFLGVFLAYGVVGPFASRVKAIRMEEHFFYSMIGEVLVSNLHKNPVNICVEVARRHAPARVRPTFNEIEEAIRGLKKAA from the coding sequence GTGAACGCAATCCTAGGCATTCTGGTAACAGTCATCATGGTGTTCGGCGGCTATATATTGGCTGGCGGGCACATGGAAATCATCACCCACGCACTGCCGTTTGAGGGCATGATGATTGGCGGCGCGGCCATTGGCGCGCTTCTCGCGGCTAATGACTTCACCACCATCAAGCACACCGCCGGCGACGTGGTTGCAGCCTTCACCGGACCAAAATGGAAAAAGTCGGACTACTCAGACCTGCTCTGCATGATGTCAGAGTTGCTCAGCGTCCTGAAACAGAATCCCGTTGATATCGAAGCTCATATTGAAGATCCGCAGCAGTCGGAAATCTTCCAGCGCTACCCGAAAATCCTCAAGGACCATGATGCGATCGAGATGATCTGCGACACGATCCGTTCAATGCTGATGAACTTCGACAATGTTCATCAGGTTGAAGAATTGCTGGAGAAGCATCTCGACAGTCTGATGGAAGAGAAGCTTCACGGCTCTCACGCCCTGCAGAACATGGCTGACGCTCTTCCGGCTCTCGGGATCGTTGCCGCTGTGCTTGGCGTCATCAAGACGATGGCGTCGATCGACAAACCGCCGGAAATTCTTGGTGGCATGATCGGCGGCGCGCTCGTCGGTACGTTCCTCGGCGTGTTCCTGGCCTATGGGGTCGTCGGCCCATTCGCCTCGCGCGTCAAAGCCATCCGTATGGAAGAACACTTCTTCTACTCGATGATCGGCGAAGTCCTCGTGTCGAACCTTCATAAGAACCCGGTCAATATATGTGTTGAAGTGGCTCGGCGCCACGCGCCAGCACGTGTCCGCCCGACCTTCAATGAAATTGAGGAAGCCATAAGGGGGCTGAAGAAGGCCGCGTGA
- a CDS encoding FliM/FliN family flagellar motor switch protein: protein MPPQLLQCQPLWEGLRGLLETWAKQTFGDELPASFSDRSLIAGKGVTEQFSERFGYICLPHSAVGLRAITFDRFAVTRYASLRLKQPADSLEGSPDLFLRLMADRPARELWKLITDTIAISAPLPEDFSVVDPAGVPDAIEADARLLKVVVSFVAEDDEEGWLLEGGEVPPEIQLYFEIESLKAYANAIEASAAARLKAGNNGQREHMRKNLRRSTIGLDAVLDRLQMTIADCSRLQVGQVIELPGAEPGVLSLCADTMNGSVPICSGELGTWKGQRALKLKSSLLESFVQEISEI, encoded by the coding sequence GTGCCCCCGCAGTTGCTGCAGTGCCAGCCGCTATGGGAGGGGCTGCGCGGCCTCCTCGAAACATGGGCGAAACAGACCTTCGGAGACGAGCTTCCAGCCTCTTTCTCTGACCGCTCGCTCATCGCCGGGAAGGGCGTGACAGAGCAATTTAGTGAACGTTTTGGCTATATTTGTTTACCACACAGCGCGGTTGGGTTGCGCGCCATTACGTTCGACCGTTTTGCCGTCACACGCTACGCGTCCTTGCGCCTGAAACAGCCAGCTGACAGCCTTGAGGGATCACCCGATCTGTTCCTTCGCTTGATGGCGGACCGGCCGGCGCGCGAGCTCTGGAAACTTATTACTGACACGATCGCGATCAGCGCACCGCTGCCTGAGGACTTTTCCGTTGTTGACCCTGCAGGCGTGCCAGATGCCATCGAGGCAGATGCTCGCCTCCTCAAAGTGGTCGTCAGTTTCGTCGCGGAAGATGATGAAGAGGGTTGGCTCCTCGAGGGCGGCGAAGTGCCGCCTGAGATTCAGCTCTATTTCGAGATCGAGTCGCTCAAAGCCTATGCGAACGCCATTGAGGCTAGTGCTGCCGCGCGCCTGAAGGCGGGCAATAATGGTCAACGCGAACACATGCGCAAAAATCTGCGACGTTCGACAATCGGTCTCGATGCAGTGCTGGATCGTCTGCAAATGACCATCGCTGATTGCTCGCGACTGCAGGTGGGACAGGTGATCGAGCTGCCAGGGGCAGAGCCGGGCGTGCTGTCGCTTTGTGCCGACACCATGAATGGCAGCGTCCCGATATGTTCAGGCGAGTTAGGCACTTGGAAAGGCCAACGTGCCTTAAAGCTGAAATCGTCATTGCTTGAGAGTTTCGTCCAGGAAATTTCAGAGATCTGA
- a CDS encoding flagellar motor protein MotB, with protein MAEQPEQINHVTIIKRKKVIKADGHHGGAWKVAYADFVTAMMAFFLLMWLLNATTEQQRKGIADYFNPTIPISRISGGGSDGLNGSSIFTEETYAQMGTGASREKSVEGERNPEDGEKIAKDLQDLREQLSKDPQQLSEHLMVKMTAEGIVLEIIDSESRPLFEVGQSEPTDLLVNLLGLISGSLNSFDNDIKIVGHTDNRQFRNAGGYDNWNLSADRANTARKLLLGDGLPGERMREVSGRADTDPLIADNPSAAQNRRISITIVTTGDPAA; from the coding sequence ATGGCAGAACAGCCAGAACAGATAAATCACGTGACGATCATCAAGCGTAAGAAGGTGATCAAGGCGGACGGTCACCACGGCGGCGCTTGGAAAGTGGCGTATGCCGACTTTGTGACCGCGATGATGGCCTTCTTTCTTCTGATGTGGCTGCTGAATGCGACGACCGAGCAACAACGCAAGGGCATCGCTGACTATTTCAATCCGACGATTCCGATCAGCCGAATTTCCGGCGGTGGGTCTGATGGGCTCAATGGTAGCTCCATCTTCACCGAGGAAACCTATGCGCAAATGGGCACCGGCGCCTCTCGCGAGAAAAGCGTAGAGGGCGAGCGCAATCCAGAAGACGGCGAGAAGATCGCCAAGGACCTTCAGGATCTGCGCGAGCAGCTGAGCAAGGATCCGCAACAGCTGTCTGAGCACCTCATGGTTAAAATGACGGCTGAAGGTATCGTTCTGGAAATCATCGATTCCGAGAGCCGCCCTCTATTTGAAGTCGGCCAGAGCGAGCCTACAGACCTGCTCGTTAACCTGCTGGGACTGATCTCTGGATCTCTCAACTCATTCGACAATGACATCAAGATCGTTGGCCATACCGACAATCGCCAGTTCCGCAATGCTGGCGGCTATGACAACTGGAACCTGTCAGCAGACCGCGCCAACACAGCACGTAAACTGTTGCTGGGTGATGGCCTTCCAGGCGAGCGCATGCGTGAAGTTTCCGGCCGCGCAGATACAGACCCGCTGATCGCCGACAACCCGTCCGCTGCGCAAAACCGGCGCATCTCAATTACCATCGTTACGACGGGCGATCCGGCGGCCTGA